A genomic stretch from Oscarella lobularis chromosome 11, ooOscLobu1.1, whole genome shotgun sequence includes:
- the LOC136192839 gene encoding 2-oxoisovalerate dehydrogenase subunit beta, mitochondrial-like translates to MALFARFRPLSFRLLLRRPASTAFVADEPDPSWGPTTQKNLFQSVTDALDTILSMDDTAVVFGEDVHFGGVFRCTVGLAEKYGKERVFSTPLSEQGIVGFGIGMAAAGATAIAEIQFADYVFPAFDQLVNEAAKYRYRSGSMFNCGPLTVRMPCGAVGHGALYHSQSPEAYFAHTPGLKVVMPRSPIQTKGLLLASIRDPNPVIFMEPKILYRQAVENVPVGDYEIPLSKAEVLREGSDVTVVGWGNQVHVLREVCGMAEKELGISCELIDLRTIYPWDTETICKSVSKTGRLLVSHEAPLTNGFAAEIAAFVQGECFLHLEAPVARVCGWDTPFPHVHEPFYVPNKYRCFDALKTLAAY, encoded by the exons ATGGCTCTTTTCGCTCGATTTCGACCGCTCAGTTTTAGGCTGCTGCTTAGACGACCTGCATCGACTGCATTTGTCGCAGACGAACCGGACCCCTCTTGGG GTCCGACGACGCAGAAAAATCTTTTCCAGTCTGTCACAGACGCGCTGGATACGATTTTGTCAATGGACGACACGGCAG TCGTATTCGGCGAGGACGTTCACTTTGGGGGAGTATTCCGATGCACCGTTGGCCTAGCAGAGAAATATG GGAAAGAAAGGGTTTTTAGTACACCCTTATCCGAGCAGGGCATAGTCGGATTTGGTATCGGTATGGCGGCTGCTGGAGCAACAGCCATAgcagaaattcaatttgcCGATTATGTATTCCCAGCATTTGACCAG TTAGTTAACGAAGCTGCCAAATATCGATATAGATCAGGAAGCATGTTTAACTGCGGCCCTTTGACCGTACGCATGCCCTGCGGTGCCGTTGGCCACGGAGCCCTCTACCATTCTCAAAGTCCGGAAGCCTACTTTGCTCACACGCCCGGACTAAAAGTCGTCATGCCAAGGAGCCCCATACAAACAAAAGGACTTCTCTTGGCGTCAATACGAGATCCGAATCCAGTCATTTTTATGGAACCAAAGATATTGTATCGTCAAGCAG TTGAAAATGTGCCCGTTGGCGACTACGAAATTCCCCTATCCAAAGCCGAAGTTCTCAGAGAAg GATCGGACGTGACCGTTGTGGGCTGGGGAAACCAGGTGCACGTGTTGCGGGAAGTGTGCGGGATGGCCGAAAAGGAACTGGGCATCTCCTGTGAATTGATCGACTTGCGGACGATCTACCCGTGGGACACAGAAACAATTTgcaaa TCAGTATCCAAAACGGGGCGACTGCTGGTGAGTCACGAGGCGCCGTTGACGAACGGTTTTGCAGCTGAAATAGCCGCTTTTGTGCAG GGGGAATGTTTTCTTCACCTGGAGGCTCCCGTGGCTCGAGTCTGCGGCTGGGACACGCCTTTCCCGCACGTTCACGAACCGTTCTACGTACCAAACAAATATCGTTGCTTTGACGCGCTTAAAACCCTCGCAGCGTACTAA
- the LOC136192833 gene encoding cilia- and flagella-associated protein 47-like — MATKKASVAVIPPSIVFEDAEVGCIHRQTFSVQNCSPTGKEIRFRGPATQAYQMSENRKPNAAKTIAPGLSVTTTVEYYPTAEEEYQDRIVVFVDDKEAIEVPLVGLPPCPRLAVSGSVNFGLVVADGRVLTEEFVIRNDGTRSGGFDVTYGGDQPVKVIPSAGTVHPGESITIKVELIAENPGEHVEELSVSLEGGSLIIIEIFAQIANRSLSLRTVDRRSELKCINFGLKYYGTVSKEHGLLVNHSPYSTSFVGVLEEGGVGEEPGVDLTMSTMATVLASLNRSQRKEYGDSALPRHTVSMIPHQGTIGPYQAIPVTFTFAPRFVNSSQGWLHDVEAAGRRDYALFMHVEPIGVNTDTSVLAGQNPSVEIALTGTALPICLTVQPKRDYDFGECVTGEIVDILCKLTNDSSLLPACFSVARPAHFRCKPSQGRLEPGETIDFLLTFCPGQLGRLEGTFRVSVFDVNQPQRSVGTIPISATGKCTTGRSTTHQKTKGKTTTATTVDVSVTDGTVTQYSPRVVTKELSQSPTRLLVSTKVPSAAAAAAAAAAAPPVDSSIRFADPNDLATSVRPHNRLEPVVKVPYTKTNRYTYVDPDYAYDDVERANRRRHRDAYVSYLRTTRRERERTTTTTKKGKLNDVDLGIEPATGLRPIEPKTKEIEKTTTKDVDSGGMRTSRGLAELRDVATSHFVGHALRAVPLTPVEKSDCSRWLSPEELHQIQTLPAVVDFGQVCSRSVNTIPVRIVNSLDRFIRLAATVDCTELRQSSSLAQVVPPRSVAELPLVFESHRKGRFQRSLHYTINDHHDSHLVVQADVVDVALHLSAYKVTLRSCLPTGAHQATITLENRRNHPAEFVWIDSSLVDVDNPPVFVVEPSRGVVEAHRNLTCSVAYRPSFDAPLDGNVTLEVKNGNRAKLRCVVELEPIECRFADRRLMFGVVPLGLETVRSTWIENAGVVDAHFRIVRTIPYAGMTVRPATGSIPAGGKSEIVVAFRPSKAEKFDARIDVRIRGGKSISLRLGGAVETPSVDVNIDAFRFDDVYCGALARQPFQLINRSRVRAQVRFDLSRYRDFGLRSPKRDVQLEGNYVDEETNNYLVNVGPYETAKCQLVFAPQQIAAYDFVLPVVVNGMDPPSAPQSPWPPSPTNSRLGLTDFDFGRTSDSGDANGSVTPKRRVLATVLKALLNVSHTRLEFDLKSGFLELSLGNPLFHPKGIEMKNASNGPLDWYVDLSYGGQSIDDGTFIFASARSKTPLGSPEAKYPNRVGRTLDVGAEYGLGVAFCPQTSGYFKASLPLYISKSKHPYRIIELRGELESPSITFDPSQLTVMPTPLGIPMFADFKIKAKGFHRGTQVTASLPDLADVLEARDVANVALEYLDGQVVEDAGLTELRCRFTFVSSRPVSYSTYITFNTRQGHVYQLPVTLTADNSILTVYPYLAAHRSRFQIVKDPSGDEGEPVLIPLNVGAAVAAAATSSRLSTVSSSSPPYTGTLAPTTTAPIGVESSIAAPESSSTSSGFFYPPTPRDGARNFPGGLTMEAAFVSGVFSTLNNDENGDAIPVEDWSEEQWFLVEVVATVRRWFSVHGWPGQPRPVSIPEGLRSALAAKGGAVVDGGAVGAGSWKFANNKKLASVLDCVSYLCGSPVPGIPVNSPVPSNPVERAKHLHWLYSTLIAFLTSQGALLGSVEPDALLEFDDFRRWHLIQLRLSGKREARNKEEEERENERLRAQFDVLSSQAWTDLLLQILKVFVLSRVRPRSGEGSVSAMGSNVYGPAEKILLSWLNRHYEDQKHVVFAHLPEDERPSARWIVNFDLDVLDGLVIAACLAAYAPYLVESHLKRLFPRPSSSVECYHNAVLVVEAIKTLDLFYDVQPRDFLVPNPLFFLLFCTHLYERLPSYVPKTRVQFDGVLSRSQERHVSLTNPARKPLVYNIRLAGSGASHFKIPSGNKIQVPSGKQISLSIQHTSRVLNEIEAVLLLTSHHESPARGRTLAFRLSASVSNVQPLAVFKCSTRLYEKCTVDVKVTNPFPRSAEYSVILIEETAFFSDDDDDDDKKTGRLPDAFFTSTNALFVEPGSSASLVVTFLPLHFANRQCYILFSSPPVGEFIYSVEASVALPLPSVLPSVGTTATVLSSGRTADVAAAKEMTVRWQTAVGEENRHQLEIPMTNSIREAAIVQLAQLRMSTKEVRRRQVTGTLDCGTLTQAMAAMHVATSASITNEATTTTTTFHVQASSEHFVVPKELTVPLAGNVFRLPVVFSAEAPGHYSCRLVLWSPHDVRVLLVECLVNQGPAQALFEFTTPALMSVVQDVPIVNTTMSDWELDACLEGGDGFVGPPSVLVRAQSTTRYPLQFRPFEEGESNGVLTLTNRSDGCEYGRFELKGLGLAPKSLKKIDIQCQARHKTVYHLKVPNFTKKDLVLNVDSDLSFVSGSPDVAVRAGGAETYQLTLLPRRRGDYSGVVCFSVRNAKLDNRKTYRVWYDVQVVVDWPKPEGSIRLECAALDAVAADVPLTNSTSETVTYRVTLDGPGLNGPPSVCLPENGTGRYEFVYEPKVAGKSKGMLVLEETSTLEEFWYDLVLAAEPPKVRRLARMQAELGKSYLLSVQLDNPLNELLVLTCRCSNMKNFSIHAKDGKILIPARASASVDVEFTPSSLGESDHTADIIFSSKQLGKWHYVAHGVGLAPQTSHAFTVHAPIGGSGTGVIRFRNPLAHSVVVDIQLKERRGNSFFCLLTEKGPSGTPIGPKSFLEIPVSFSPDVMRIQEAEVIVFARRPNGDTWDHHWLRSAVEAADGSAAKATDDMKLLYWVFEVRGVPEMVDFAPSQGPVLSCAARCRLENRVEVCLLSKLPESEGYVAAIARPVTPATATTHKFPVSERSRTESPDSVMELTLDEKIENFTYGIVDNEASPAISSVGLSLVRKGIDARSGAVALIFNVVLAPSKPFKSVVWLEVCNEKSGIWRFPLRISVTEPQSDDVLFIEGTGLNQESRIGFRLNSQAQHPVPFKAFFVHGSDSEITVHPTAGELMPASANGTLFQIAYKPKIYGKPHQAKLIIQTSSSQWTYDIHGTQPSYSPPYDAKPLSPTRWTLEPIIRRRRRNFVRENLEVQQTGISSTFKGAPLLTFTTRK, encoded by the exons ATGGCTACGAAGAAAGCTTCTGTTGCTGTTATACCGCCttcgatcgtcttcgaagacgccgaagtCGGATGCATTCATCGTCAAACGTTCTCCGTTCAGAATTGCTCGCCGACGGGAAAGGAAATTCGTTTTCGGGGTCCTGCCACGCAG GCGTATCAAAtgagcgaaaatcgaaagcCAAACGCCGCGAAGACGATTGCTCCCGGACTTTCCGTTACGACAACCGTAGAATATTATCCGACAGCCGAGGAGGAGTATCAAGATCGcattgtcgtcttcgtcgacgataaaGAAGCGATCGAAGTCCCTCTAGTCGG GTTGCCTCCTTGTCCGAGGCTCGCTGTGAGTGGTTCGGTGAATTTCGGTCTTGTCGTTGCTGATGGGCGGGTTTTGACCGAAGAGTTTGTCATTCGGAATGACGGCACAAGATCTGGcggttttgacgtcacgtacgGAGGCGATCAGCCGGTGAAAGTCATTCCGAGCGCGGGAACGGTTCATCCGGGCGAGAGCATTACGATAAAG gttgAGTTGATTGCCGAGAATCCGGGAGAACACGTTGAAGAATTGAG CGTCTCCTTGGAGGGCGGCTCACTGATCATAATCGAGATCTTTGCTCAAATTGCCAATCGCAGTCTCTCGTTGCGcaccgtcgatcgtcgatccGAGCTCAAGTGCATCAACTTTGGTTTGAAATATTACGGCACGGTCTCAAAGGAACACGGTCTCCTTGTCAACCACAGCCCGTATTCGACGAGCTTTGTTGGAGTGCTGGAAGAGGGTGGCGTCGGGGAAGAACCG GGCGTTGATTTGACGATGAGTACTATGGCGACCGTTCTCGCGTCGTTGAATCGATCTCAGAGGAAAGAATACGGCGATTCGGCTCTTCCGCGACACACCGTGTCGATGATTCCTCACCAAGGGACTATAGGTCCCTATCAAGCAATTCCCGTCACTTTTACGTTTGCGCCGCGTTTCGTTAATTCCAGTCAAGGCTGGCTGCACGACGTCGAGGCGGCGGGAAGACGCGACTACGCTCTCTTTATGCACGTTGAACCGATTGGCGTCAACACGGATACGTCCGTTCTCGCCGGGCAAA ATCCGTCGGTTGAGATTGCTTTGACCGGTACCGCTTTGCCGATTTGCCTTACAGTGCAACCGAAACGAGACTACGATTTCGGCGAGTGCGTTACCGGCGAGATTGTTGACATTCTGTGCAAGCTGACAAACGACTCGAGTCTATTGCCGGCCTGTTTCTCCGTCGCGCGACCGGCTCATTTTCGATGCAAACCGAGTCAGGGACGACTCGAACCGggcgaaacgatcgattttctactAACATTCTGCCCCGGTCAACTCGGTCGTTTAGAAGGAACGTTTCGCGTGAGCGTTTTCGATGTCAATCAGCCGCAACGCAGCGTCGGCACTATTCCCATTTCGGCGACAGGAAAATGCACGACGGGACGCTCAACGACTCATCAGAAgacaaaaggaaaaacgacgacggcgacgacagtcGACGTCTCCGTCACCGACGGCACGGTGACGCAATATTCACCACGAGTCGTCACAAAGGAATTGTCTCAATCTCCGActcgtcttctcgtttctACGAAGgtgccgtcggcggcggcggcggcggcggcggcggcggcggcgccacCGGTCGACtcttcgattcgtttcgcCGATCCGAACGATTTGGCGACGAGCGTTCGACCTCACAATCGTCTCGAGCCGGTCGTCAAAGTGCCGTAcacgaaaacgaatcgcTACACGTACGTCGATCCCGACTACGcttacgacgacgtcgagagagcgaacagacgacgacatcgCGACGCCTACGTGTCCTATTTGCGCACaacgcgacgcgaacgcgaacgaacgacgacgacgacaaagaaaggaaaattgAATGACGTCGACTTGGGAATCGAGCCGGCGACCGGATTACGACCAATTgaaccgaaaacgaaagaaattgaaaaaacgacgacgaaagatgTTGACAGTGGTGGCATGAGGACGTCGCGCGGGTTGGCCGAATTGCGAGACGTTGCCACTTCTCATTTCGTCGGACACGCGCTACGCGCCGTTCCCTTGACGCCCGTCGAGAAATCCGACTGTTCTCGTTGGCTTTCGCCTGAGGAATTGCATCAAATTCAAACTCttcccgccgtcgtcgatttcggtCAAGTGTGCTCGCGTTCCGTCAATACAATTCCCGTTCGCATCGTCAACTCGCTCGATCGCTTTATTCGACTGGCGGCGACCGTCGACTGCACGGAACTGCGTcaatcgtcgtctctcgcTCAAGTCGTGCCGCCGCGAAGCGTCGCCGAATTGCCACTCGTCTTCGAATCGCATCGCAAGGGTCGATTCCAGCGCAGTCTCCACTACACGATCAACGATCACCACGACTCCCATCTCGTCGTTCAagcagacgtcgtcgacgtcgcgctgcACTTATCCGCCTACAAAGTAACGCTGCGTTCGTGTCTGCCGACGGGCGCGCATCAGGCGACGATCACgctcgaaaatcgacgcaaTCATCCCGCCGAATTCGTCTGGATTGACTcgagtctcgtcgacgtcgacaatccgcccgttttcgtcgtcgaaccgtcgcgcggcgtcgtcgaagcgcatCGTAATTTGACGTGCTCCGTCGCCTATCGTCCCAGTTTTGACGCGCCGCtcgacggcaacgtgacGTTGGAAGTGAAGAACGGCAATCGAGCGAAACTTCgttgcgtcgtcgaactcgaGCCGATCGAGTGCCGTTTCGCCGATCGACGTCTCATGTTCGGCGTCGTGCCGCTCGGTTTGGAGACGGTGCGATCGACGTGGATCGAaaacgccggcgtcgtcgacgcgcactTTCGAATCGTTCGCACGATTCCGTACGCCGGCATGACGGTTCGGCCGGCGACGGGATCGATTCCGGCCGGCGGAAAGagcgagatcgtcgtcgcttttagACCGTCGAAAGCGGAGAAATTCGACGCTCGCATCGACGTTCGAATACGCGgcggaaaatcgatttcgttgcGTCTAGGCGGTGCCGTCGAGACGCcgtccgtcgacgtgaaTATCGACGcatttcgcttcgacgacgtctattGCGGCGCGCTGGCGCGACAACCGTTTCAGCTGATCAATCGATCTCGCGTTCGCGCTCAAgttcgcttcgatttgtcGCGCTATCGCGACTTCGGCTTGCGTTCGCCCAAACGCGACGTTCAGCTCGAAGGGAactacgtcgacgaggagacgaaTAACTATCTCGTCAACGTCGGTCCTTACGAGACGGCGAAATGTCAACTAGTCTTCGCTCCGCAGCAGATCGCCGCTTACGATTTCGTGCtacccgtcgtcgtcaatggcATGGATCCGCCGTCCGCTCCGCAATCGCCGTGGCCGCCCTCGCCGACAAATTCTCGTCTCGGATTGACGGACTTTGACTTTGGGCGGACAAGCGATTCTGGCGATGCTAACGGCTCTGTAACGCCAAAGAGACGCGTTCTTGCGACGGTACTAAAAGCGCTGCTAAACGTTTCGCACACTCGATTGGAGTTTGATTTGAAATCGGGATTTTTGGAGCTAAGTCTCGGCAATCCTCTCTTTCATCccaag GGAATCGAGATGAAAAATGCGAGCAACGGACCTTTGGATTGGTACGTCGACTTGTCTTACGGCGGTCAAtcaatcgacgacggaacgttTATTTTTGCGAGTGCGCGCTCCAAAACGCCTCTGGGATCGCCCGAAGCGAAATATCCAAATCGAGTCGGACGAacgctcgacgtcggcgccgaaTACGGACTCGGAGTCGCTTTTTGTCCTC aaacGTCGGGATACTTCAAAGCGTCTCTGCCTCTGTACATTAGCAAATCAAAGCACCCCTACCGAATAATTGAACTGCGCGGCGAACTCGAATCTCCGTCAATAACGTTTGATCCGTCCCAACTGACGGTGATGCCGACCCCGCTAGGAATTCCCATGTTCGCCGATTTCAAGATCAAAGCAAAAGGATTTCACAGAGGAACGCAAGTGACGGCGTCTCTTCCCGACCTAGCCGACGTTTTAGaagcgcgcgacgtcgccaacgTCGCCTTGGAATATCTCGACGgtcaagtcgtcgaagacgccggTTTGACGGAGCTTCGTTGCCGCTTCACATTCGTCTCCAGTCGACCGGTATCCTACTCGACCTACATCACGTTCAACACGCGCCAGGGACACGTTTATCAACTTCCCGTCACGCTCACCGCCGATAATTCTATTCTGACCGTCTACCCGTATTTGGCTGCTCATCGATCTCGCTTTCAGATCGTCAAGGAtccgagcggcgacgaaggcgaacCTGTTTTGATTCCTCTCAATGTcggtgccgccgtcgccgctgctgCCACTTCGTCTCGTTTATCGACCGTCTCGTCAAGCTCGCCGCCCTACACGGGAACCCTCgctccaacgacgacggcaccgatCGGCGTTgaatcgtcgatcgccgcTCCTGAGAGCTCCAGCACGTCGTCCGGTTTTTTCTATCCGCCCACGCCGCGAGACGGCGCGAGAAATTTTCCGGGAGGATTGACGATGGAAGCGGCGTTCGTAAGCGGCGTTTTCAGCACTTTGAACAACGatgagaacggcgacg cGATTCCTGTTGAGGATTGGTCAGAGGAACAGTGGTTTCTGGTCGAAGTGGTTGCCACGGTTCGACGTTGGTTTTCCGTTCACGGCTGGCCCGGGCAACCGCGTCCCGTCAGCATTCCCGAAGGATTAAGAAGTGCGTTGGCGGCGAAAGGCGGCGCAGTCGTTGACGGCGGAGCAGTCGGAGCGGGAAGTTGGAAATTTGCTAACAa caaAAAGTTGGCTAGCGTTTTGGACTGCGTGTCGTACTTGTGCGGGTCGCCGGTGCCGGGTATCCCCGTCAATTCGCCCGTTCCGTCAAATCCCGTCGAACGAGCGAAGCACCTTCACTGGTTGTACAGCACACTTatcgcttttctgacgtcgcaAGGAGCTCTGCTCGGCTCCGTGGAACCGGACGCTTTgctcgaattcgacgactttcgtcgATGGCACTTGATTCAACTGCGTCTGAGCGGTAAACGCGAAGCGAGAaacaaagaggaggaggaacggGAAAACGAGCGACTTCGAGCTCAGTTCGACGTTCTGTCGAGCCAAGCGTGGACAGATCTTCTACTGCAAATTTTGAAG GTCTTCGTTCTTTCCCGCGTGCGACCTCGCTCCGGCGAGGGCTCCGTCAGTGCAATGGGAAGCAACGTCTATGGACCAGCGGAAAAGATTCTCTTATCCTGGCTCAATCGACACTACGAAGATCAGAAGCACGTCGTGTTCGCTCATTTGCCAGAGG ATGAGCGTCCATCGGCGCGATGGATCGTCAATTTCGATCTAGATGTTTTAGACGGTCTAGTTATTGCCGCCTGTCTTGCTGCGTATGCTCCGTActtg GTCGAAAGTCATTTGAAAAGGCTATTTCCCCGACCGTCGTCATCGGTCGAGTGCTATCACAATGCCGTTCTCGTTGTCGAAGCCATCAAGACGTTGGACTTGTTTTATGACGTTCAG CcgcgcgattttctcgttccCAAtccgctcttctttcttctcttctgcaCTCATCTCTACGAACGATTGCCGAGCTACGTGCCCAAGACGCGAGTTCaattcgacggcgttctcaGTCGAAGTCAAGAGCGGCACGTCTCGCTGACCAATCCGGCGCGAAAACCGCTCGTCTACAACATCCGACTTGCTGGATCGGGTGCGTCGCACTTCAAAATACCGTCAGGAAACAAGATCCAA GTTCCGTCCGGCAAACAGATCTCTCTATCCATTCAGCACACGAGTCGAGTCCTTAACGAAATTGAAGCCGTTCTTTTGCTGACAAGTCACCACGAAAGTCCGGCACGAGGTCGAACGCTCGCTTTTCGCTTGTCCGCTTCTGTGAGCAACGTGCAACCTCTG gccGTATTCAAATGTTCTACTCGTTTGTACGAAAAGTGTACGGTCGACGTCAAGGTGACGAATCCCTTTCCGCGCTCGGCCGAATATTCCGTCATCCTCATCGAAGAAACCGCCTttttttccgacgacgacgacgacgacgacaaaaagaCGGGTCGACTACCGGACGCCTTTTTTACGTCCACTAATGCTCTATTCGTCGAACCGGGCTCGTCGGCTTccctcgtcgtcacgttcTTGCCGCTTCACTTCGCCAATCGTCAGTGCTACATCCTTTTCTCATCTCCACCTGTCGGCGAATTCATCTACAGCGTCGAAGCCTCCGTCGCACTGCCGTTACCGTCTGTTCTTCCGTCAGtcggaacgacggcgactgtTCTCTCATCCGGAAGGActgccgacgtcgccgcagCGAAGGAAATGACTGTTCGTTGGCAGACAGCAGTCGGCGAAGAGAATCGTCACCAATTGGAAATTCCCATGACGAATTCTATTCGAGAAGCGGCTATCGTTCAATTGGCTCAACTTCGGATGTCGACGAAGGAAGTGCGACGGCGTCAGGTGACGGGAACGTTAGATTGCGGCACTCTCACACAAGCAATGGCAGCGATGCACGTCGCCACTTCTGCGTCGATAACCaacgaggcgacgacgacgacgacgacgtttcacGTTCAAGCGTCGTCCGAACACTTTGTCGTTCCCAAAGAGTTGACCGTGCCGCTCGCAGGAAACGTCTTTCGGTTGCCCGTCGTGTTTTCGGCCGAAGCGCCCGGTCACTATTCGTGTCGGCTCGTGCTCTGGTCGCCGCACGACGTGCGCGTGCTTCTCGTCGAGTGTCTCGTCAATCAGGGTCCGGCTCAGGCTCTCTTCGAGTTCACGACACCCGCTTTGATGTCGGTTGTTCAGGACGTTCCTATC GTTAATACGACGATGTCTGATTGGGAGCTTGATGCCTGTTTGGAAGGTGGTGACGGTTTCGTCGGGCCACCGTCCGTTTTAGTGAGAGcgcaatcgacgacgcgctaTCCTCTGCAATTTCGTCCGTTTGAGGAAGGCGAATCAAAC GGCGTTTTGACGCTGACGAATCGTTCGGACGGTTGCGAATACGGACGATTTGAATTGAAAGGCTTAGGCTTGGCTCCCAAGTCGCTCAAAAAGATCGACATTCAGTGTCAAGCAAGACACAA AACCGTCTACCATCTCAAAGTGCCGAATTTCACGAAAAAAGATCTCGTTTTAAAT GTTGATTCTGATCTTTCCTTCGTCTCTGGAAGTCCAGACGTTGCCGTGAGAGCGGGCGGCGCCGAAACATACCAACTAACGTTGCTTccccgtcgacgaggcgactACAGCGGCGTCGTCTGCTTCTCGGTCAGAAACGCAAAATTAGACAATAGGAAAACGTATCGTGTCTGGTACGACgtgcaagtcgtcgtcgattggccCAAACCCGAAGGATCGATACGACTCGAGTGCGCCGCTTTGgatgccgtcgccgccgacgttccgctaacgaattcgacgagcgaaaccGTTACGTATCGAGTGACTTTGGACGGGCCCGGACTGAATGGCCCGCCGTCGGTTTGTTTGCCGGAAAACGGTACGGGACGCTACGAGTTCGTGTACGAGCCGAAAGTGGCCGGAAAATCGAAGGGAAT GCTCGTATTGGAAGAGACGTCGACTCTGGAAGAGTTTTGGTACGACTTGGTTTTGGCCGCGGAACCGCCGAAAGTGCGTCGCTTGGCGAGGATGCAAGCCGAATTGGGAAAAAGTTATCTATTGTCCGTGCAACTGGACAATCCTCTGAACGAGTTACTCGTCTTGACGTGTCGATGTTCGAACATGAAAAACTTTTCGATTCACGCGAAAGATGGAAAA aTTCTAATTCCGGCTCGAGCTTCcgcgagcgtcgacgtcgaattcacgccgtcttcgctcgGCGAAAGCGACCACACGGCCGACATCATTTTCTCCAGCAAACAG CTTGGCAAATGGCATTACGTCGCGCACGGCGTCGGCTTGGCTCCGCAGACGAGCCACGCGTTCACCGTTCACGCGCCCATCGGTGGAAGCGGCACTGGCGTCATACGATTTCGCAATCCGCTCGCTcacagcgtcgtcgtcgatattCAACTCAAGGAACGTCGAGGcaattcgtttttctgtcTGCTCACGGAAAAGGGACCGAGCGGCACGCCGATCGGACCGAAATCCTTTCTCGAAATTCCCGTGTCCTTCTCGCCCGACGTTATGCGCATTCAAGAGGCGGAGGTGATtgttttcgctcgtcgtccCAATGGAGATACGTGGGATCATCATTGGCTTCGCTCTGCCGTCGAAGCCGCTGACGGATCGGCGGCCAAGGCGACGGACGACATGAAGCTTCTCTATTGGGTATTCGAAGTGCGCGGCGTGCCGGAGATGGTCGACTTCGCGCCGTCTCAAGGTCCCGTCTTGTCGTGTGCCGCTCGTTGCCGGCTCGAGAATCGCGTTGAAGTTTGTCTCCTATCGAAGTTGCCCGAGTCGGAAGGATACGTAGCGGCGATTGCACGGCCTGtcacgccggcgacggcgacgacgcataAGTTCCCCGTGTCGGAGCGTAGTCGAACGGAATCGCCGGATAGCGTTATGGAATTGACGTTGGATGAAAAAATAGAGAATTTCACTTACGGGATCGTCGATAATGAGGCGAGCCCGGCGATTAGCAGCGTTGGACTAAGTTTAGTGCGGAAGGGTATTGATGCGCGCAGCGGTGCCGTCGCATTGATTTTTAATGTCGTTCTTGCTCCGTCAAAGCCATTCAA gaGTGTCGTGTGGCTGGAAGTGTGCAACGAGAAGAGCGGCATATGgcgttttcctcttcgtATCAGCGTGACAGAACCTCAATCAGACGACGTATTGTTCATCGAAGGAACTGGACTCAATCAGGAGTCTCGTATTGGCTTTCGGCTCAACAGTCAGGCTCA gcATCCTGTGCCGTTCAAGGCATTTTTTGTTCACGGTTCCGATTCGGAAATCACTGTTCATCCCACTGCTGGAGAGCTGATGCCGGCCAGCGCAAACGGCACTCTCTTTCAAATCGCTTATAAGCCGAAAATTTATGGTAAACCGCATCAAGCGAAGCTGATCATTCAG acttcttcgtctcagTGGACGTACGACATACACGGCACTCAACCGTCGTACTCTCCACCGTACGACGCGAAACCCTTGAGTCCAACCCGTTGGACTCTGGAGCCAatcattcgtcgtcggagacgCAATTTCGTCCGCGAAAATTTGGAGGTTCAACAGACGGGAATATCGTCAACATTCAAGGGAGCTCCCCTCCTGACGTTCACCACACGAAAGTAG